One window from the genome of Cucumis melo cultivar AY chromosome 10, USDA_Cmelo_AY_1.0, whole genome shotgun sequence encodes:
- the LOC103503166 gene encoding 17.6 kDa class I heat shock protein 3-like: MSLIPSIFGGRRSNVFDPFSLDIWDPFEGFPFSNSLANVPSSAVETSAFANTRIDWKETPQAHIFKADLPGIKKEEVKVEVEEGRVLQISGERSKEQEEKNDKWHRVERSSGKFTRRFRLPENAKVEEVKANMENGVLTVTVPKVEEKKPEIKSIDISG; this comes from the coding sequence ATGTCACTCATTCCAAGCATTTTCGGTGGCCGCCGGAGCAACGTCTTTGACCCATTTTCATTGGACATTTGGGATCCATTTGAAGGCTTCCCATTTTCAAATTCGTTGGCCAATGTCCCCTCATCTGCTGTCGAAACTTCTGCTTTTGCCAACACTCGCATTGATTGGAAAGAAACCCCACAAGCCCACATCTTCAAGGCGGATCTTCCCGGAATCAAGAAGGAAGAAGTGAAAGTAGAAGTGGAAGAAGGCAGAGTTTTGCAAATCAGTGGAGAGAGGAGCAAAGAGCAGGAGGAGAAGAATGATAAATGGCATAGAGTTGAACGAAGCAGTGGAAAGTTTACGAGGAGATTCAGGCTGCCGGAGAATGCTAAAGTGGAGGAGGTGAAGGCTAATATGGAGAATGGAGTTCTAACAGTGACAGTGCCTAAAGTGGAAGAGAAGAAGCCTGAGATCAAATCAATTGATATCTCTGGCTAA
- the LOC103501405 gene encoding 18.1 kDa class I heat shock protein-like, with protein sequence MSLIPSIFGDRRSNVFDPFSFNIWDPFEGLTFSNSLANLPSSARETSAFANTRIDWKETPQAHIFKADLPGIKKEEVKVEVEEGRVLQISGERSKEQEEKNEKWHRIERSSGKFMRRLRLPENAKVEEVKANMENGVLTVTVPKMEVKKPEIKSIDISD encoded by the coding sequence ATGTCTCTGATTCCAAGCATTTTTGGTGATCGCCGGAGCAACGTCTTCGACCCCTTTTCATTTAACATTTGGGATCCATTTGAAGGCTTGACATTTTCCAACTCATTGGCCAATCTCCCCTCTTCTGCTCGCGAAACCTCTGCTTTTGCCAACACTCGCATTGATTGGAAAGAAACCCCACAAGCCCACATCTTCAAGGCAGATCTTCCCGGGATCAAGAAGGAAGAAGTCAAAGTGGAGGTGGAAGAAGGCAGAGTTTTGCAAATCAGTGGAGAGAGGAGCAAAGAGCAGGAGGAGAAGAACGAAAAATGGCATAGGATTGAGCGGAGCAGTGGGAAGTTCATGAGGAGGTTGAGGTTGCCTGAGAATGCTAAAGTTGAGGAGGTGAAGGCCAACATGGAGAATGGAGTTCTGACTGTGACAGTTCCGAAAATGGAAGTGAAGAAGCCAGAGATCAAGTCCATTGACATCTCTGATTAA